A single genomic interval of Electrophorus electricus isolate fEleEle1 chromosome 2, fEleEle1.pri, whole genome shotgun sequence harbors:
- the lamb1a gene encoding laminin subunit beta-1a, with protein sequence MILQLAAILYLGTCALAEIPERADVCTEGSCYPATGDLLIGRAHQLSATSTCGLEKPEPFCIVSHLQEEKKCFMCDSKEFYDETEHTTSHRIENVVTTFAPNRLKTWWQSENGMENVTIQLNLEAEFHFTHLIMTFKTFRPAAMVIERSADFGKTWQVYRYFAYDCETSFPFKSHGPMKKVDDVICDSRYSDIEPSTEGEVIFRVLDPAFKIDDPYSPRIQNMLKITNLRVNFVKLHTLGDNLLDSRIEIKEKYYYAIYDMVVRGNCFCYGHASECAPVDGAGDVVEGMVHGHCMCNHNTMGLNCERCQDFYHDLPWRPAEGRNTNACKKCNCNHHSESCHFDMAVYQASGNVSGGVCDDCQHNTMGHNCEQCKPLFYQHQERDIRNPNICEPCNCDPIGSLNGGICDALTDVSLGLIAGQCRCKPNVEGERCDQCKQGHYGLSEHPLGCQQCNCNVLGTIPGGSPCDTTSGNCYCKRLVMGKDCDQCLPQHWGLSNDMDGCRPCDCDTGGALNNNCSAETGQCQCREHMFGRSCDQVESGFYFIALDHYVYEAEDAKFGPGVSIVQRPYPIDRTPTWTGIGFVNVPEGAYLEFSIDNIPFSMEYDILIRYEPQLPEQWEEVLMTVIRPHVITTESRCANTMPDDDNQVVSLHPGSRYVVLPRPVCFEEGLNYTVRLSLPRYSTSSDIQSPYTLIDSIVLMPHCKNLEIFSGSGSEGGDVVTNSAWDTFQRYRCLENSQSVVKTPMPDICRNFIFSVSALLHQRAKACECDPQGSLSTVCDPNGGQCQCRPNVVGRNCDKCAPSTFHFGPQGCRECGCDPQGSVYAFCHEATGQCECVPGAYGRQCDRCLPGHWGFPNCRPCTCNGHAEQCDPHTGQCLDCQEHTTGHNCERCLDGYYGDPVLGSGDHCRPCMCPDGPGSSRQFAGMCYQSHDSLHVFCVCSQGYKGSRCDECAPGFYGNPHEAGGECRPCQCNKNIDLVDPGSCDAHTGTCLKCLYHTEGESCERCKLGYYGNALTQDCRRCVCNHLGTQKEVCPSVGECHCELSSGQCHCLPNVVGQHCDLCAPDTWNMASARGCEPCHCDPSHSSSSSCNEISGQCSCKPGFGGRTCGECRELFWGNPEIKCHACDCDHRGIAEPQCNKDTGHCVCAEGISGPRCDICARGYSGDFPHCKRCHQCFAEWDVIIGELTNQTHRLVQKVNTIKSSGITGPYQDTINSVERSANSIRDILAQNPATQPLSEIQGLLEQATTLMGELNDKLNQTEELMSQISADSNSTETKLEAFSEETQKLQRTVKELQNQVEFMKNSDVRGASASMSKYLQQSEAAEARVNASTTDPDSVVEQSASLRKETEAKMNQTKDDFNRKQAEHAKALDHLAGQLETLDLSELSEKTCGSPAGSETCADSPCGGLGCVDAIGNSKCGGEGCNGLTTLAQHASKKTKDFEQDIISAMEEVDKLSKMVSEAKVKADEAKMNAQEVLLKTNETKRRVDHSNQELRDLIRQIRDFLTQEGADLESIEAVANEVLQMQMPTTPAQLQNLTAEIRERVGSLSDVENILNQSADDIHRAESLLEQARKARNEASNVRNTADMVQEALDQAEKAHSAVTEALKQASSDIKGTQDLLASVESETADSEFKLSNATQRLLQLERDVALLREKALNTSTSAEKTEKDAYSVKETAEQLSKDLNTELKDKYSNVEELITQKAQGVANAKKRAEMLQQQAKELLLQATDKLQLLKDLEKSYDENQKTLEDKANELVDLEKAVKELLQEISQRVTVYSTCLF encoded by the exons GAAGAAAAGAAATGCTTTATGTGTGACTCCAAAGAGTTCTACGATGAGACAGAACATACAACCAGTCACAGAATCGAAAATGTGGTGACGACATTTGCCCCTAATCGACTTAAGACTTGGTGGCAGTCAGAAAACG GTATGGAGAATGTGACCATCCAGCTGAACCTGGAGGCAGAGTTCCACTTCACCCATCTTATCATGACCTTCAAG ACTTTCCGGCCTGCTGCCATGGTGATCGAGCGCTCTGCAGACTTTGGGAAGACCTGGCAGGTGTACCGTTACTTTGCCTATGATTGCGAGACTTCTTTTCCATTCAAGTCCCATGGCCCCATGAAGAAGGTGGATGATGTCATCTGTGACTCTCGCTATTCTGACATTGAGCCATCAACTGAGGGCGAG GTCATTTTTCGTGTACTGGATCCAGCATTCAAGATTGACGATCCTTACAGCCCCAGGATCCAGA ATATGCTGAAGATCACAAATCTGAGAGTGAACTTCGTTAAGTTGCACACACTGGGAGACAATCTGCTGGACTCACGTATTGAGATCAAGGAGAAGTACTACTATGCGATCTATGACATGGTGGTGAGGGGCAATTGCTTCTGCTATGGCCATGCTTCCGAGTGTGCCCCCGTAGATGGAGCAGGGGATGTGGTGGAAGGAATG GTCCATGGTCACTGTATGTGTAACCACAATACTATGGGTCTGAACTGTGAACGCTGTCAGGACTTCTACCATGACCTGCCCTGGAGGCCTGCAGAGGGCCGCAACACCAACGCCTGCAAAA AGTGCAACTGCAATCACCACAGTGAATCCTGCCACTTCGACATGGCTGTGTACCAAGCTTCTGGCAAtgtgagtggaggggtgtgtgatGACTGCCAGCACAACACCATGGGCCACAACTGCGAGCAGTGCAAGCCCTTATTCTACCAGCACCAGGAACGGGACATCCGCAACCCCAACATCTGCGAAC CTTGCAACTGTGATCCCATTGGCTCTCTGAATGGCGGCATCTGTGACGCACTGACAGATGTCTCTCTGGGACTGATAGCGGGTCAGTGTCGCTGCAAGCCTAATGTGGAGGGTGAACGCTGTGACCAGTGCAAACAAGGCCATTACGGCCTCAGCGAGCACCCGCTGGGATGTCAAC AATGCAACTGTAATGTGCTGGGCACCATTCCTGGTGGAAGCCCTTGTGACACAACTTCAGGAAACTGCTACTGTAAGCGTCTGGTTATGGGGAAAGACTGTGACCAGTGTTTA CCTCAGCACTGGGGGCTTAGCAATGACATGGATGGCTGCAGGCCATGTGACTGCGATACTGGAGGTGCTCTTAATAACAA CTGTTCTGCAGAGACAGGTCAGTGTCAGTGTCGGGAGCACATGTTTGGCCGTAGCTGTGACCAGGTGGAGTCTGGCTTTTACTTTATTGCTCTGGACCACTATGTTTATGAAGCCGAAGATGCCAAGTTTGGACCT GGTGTAAGCATTGTCCAGAGACCCTACCCTATAGACCGCACCCCAACCTGGACTGGTATTGGCTTTGTGAATGTTCCGGAAGGGGCTTATCTGGAGTTCAGCATTGACAATATCCCATTCTCCATGGAGTATGACATTCTTATTCGCTATGAACCCCAG cttCCAGAGCAGTGGGAGGAAGTACTGATGACAGTCATCAGGCCTCATGTCATCACTACTGAGAGCCGTTGTGCCAACACCATGCCGGATGATGACAACCAGGTGGTGTCCTTACATCCTggctccag GTACGTGGTGCTGCCCAGGCCTGTATGCTTTGAGGAGGGGCTGAACTACACTGTGCGCCTGAGTCTTCCTCGATACTCCACCAGCAGTGACATACAATCTCCCTACACACTTATTGACTCG ATTGTGCTGATGCCTCACTGCAAGAATCTGGAGATCTTCTCTGGCTCTGGGTCAGAGGGTGGGGACGTGGTGACCAACAGTGCCTGGGACACCTTCCAGCGCTACCGCTGCTTGGAGAACAGCCAGAGTGTGGTGAAGACACCCATGCCTGACATCTGTAGAAACTTCATCTTCAGTGTGTCTGCTCTTCTGCACCAGAGAGCTAAAG CCTGTGAGTGTGATCCTCAGGGTTCCCTCAGTACGGTGTGTGATCCGAATGGTGGGCAGTGCCAGTGTCGGCCGAATGTAGTGGGCAGAAACTGTGACAAATGTGCCCCCTCTACCTTTCACTTTGGACCCCAAGGGTGCAGAG aaTGTGGGTGCGATCCTCAGGGCTCTGTGTATGCATTCTGCCACGAGGCCACCGGTCAGTGCGAATGTGTTCCGGGAGCATATGGACGTCAGTGTGACCGCTGTCTCCCCGGACACTGGGGCTTCCCTAACTGCCGTCCCTGTACGTGTAATGGCCATGCGGAGCAGTGTGACCCCCACACGGGCCAGTGCTTGGACTGCCAGGAGCACACCACTGGACACAACTGCGAGAG ATGTTTGGATGGTTACTATGGTGACCCTGTCCTGGGCTCCGGGGACCACTGCCGCCCTTGCATGTGTCCGGATGGTCCAGGCAGCAGTCGCCAGTTTGCTGGCATGTGCTACCAGAGCCATGACTCACtccatgtgttctgtgtctgcaGCCAGGGCTATAAAG GTTCCAGGTGTGATGAGTGTGCACCTGGTTTCTATGGAAACCCTCATGAGGCAGGTGGAGAGTGCCGGCCGTGTCAGTGCAATAAAAACATTGACCTGGTGGATCCGGGGTCCTGCGATGCCCACACTGGCACCTGTCTCAAGTGCCTATACCACACTGAAGGCGAGAGCTGTGAACGCTGCAAACTGGGTTACTATGGCAATGCCCTTACTCAGGACTGCAGAA GGTGTGTCTGCAACCACTTGGGGACTCAGAAGGAGGTGTGTCCCTCGGTGGGCGAGTGCCACTGTGAGCTGAGCAGTGGGCAGTGCCACTGCCTGCCCAACGTGGTGGGGCAACACTGCGACCTGTGTGCCCCGGACACCTGGAACATGGCCAGCGCCCGAGGCTGCGAGCCCTGCCATTGTGACCCCAGccacagctccagctccagctgcaACGAG ATAAGTGGCCAGTGTTCATGTAAGCCTGGCTTTGGGGGGAGGACATGTGGAGAATGCAGAGAGCTATTTTGGGGGAACCCAGAAATCAAATGTCATG catgtGATTGTGACCACAGGGGAATCGCAGAGCCGCAGTGTAACAAAGACActggccactgtgtgtgtgcggaagGCATTTCGGGCCCCCGCTGTGACATATGTGCTCGTGGTTACTCTGGTGACTTCCCGCACTGCAAGCGCTGCCACCAGTGCTTCGCTGAATGGGATGTGATCATAGGAGAGCTCACCAACCAGACCCATAGGCTGGTGCAGAAGGTCAACACCATAAAATCCAGCGGCATCACTGGACCTTACCAGGACACCATTAACAGTGTGGAGAGAAGCGCTAACTCCATCCGGGACATCCTGGCCCAGAACCCTGCCACTCAGCCCCTCAGTGAGATCCAGGGCCTGTTGGAGCAAGCCAC aacCTTGATGGGTGAATTGAATGACAAGCTGAATCAGACAGAGGAGTTGATGTCTCAGATCTCAGCTGACAGCAATAGTACAGAGACCAAGCTGGAGGCATTCAGTGAGGAAACTCAGAAACTACAACGTACTGTCAAAGAGCTGCAAAACCAAGTTGAGTTCATGAAGAATTCAGATGTGCGAG GAGCATCAGCTAGCATGAGCAAATACCTGCAGCAGTCTGAAGCAGCAGAGGCGCGTGTGAATGCTTCCACCACTGACCCAGACAGCGTGGTAGAGCAGTCAGCCTCGCTGCGCAAAGAAACAGAAGCCAAGATGAACCAGACCAAAGATGACTTCAACAGGAAGCAGGCTGAGCATGCTAAAGCTCTGGACCACCTGGCTGGCCAGCTGGAGACTCTGGACCTCAGTGAGCTCAGTGAGAAG ACCTGTGGCAGTCCTGCTGGTTCAGAGACCTGTGCAGACTCCCCCTGCGGAGGCTTAGGTTGTGTGGATGCTATAGGAAACAGTAAATGCGGGGGAGAGGGATGTAATGGCCTCACAACTTTGGCCCAGCATGCATCGAAGAAAACCAAGGACTTTGAACAGGATATCATCAGTGCCATGGAAGAGGTGGACAAGCTCTCCAAGATG GTCTCAGAGGCAAAGGTAAAAGCAGACGAGGCCAAGATGAATGCTCAGGAAGTGCTTCTGAAGACCAACGAGACTAAACGACGTGTGGACCACAGCAACCAGGAGCTACGCGACCTCATCAGACAGATCCGGGACTTTCTCACCC AAGAGGGAGCTGATCTGGAGAGCATCGAGGCAGTGGCTAACGAAGTGCTGCAGATGCAAATGCCCACCACGCCAGCCCAGTTGCAGAACCTGACAGCCGAGATCCGCGAACGTGTGGGCAGCCTGTCTGACGTGGAGAACATCCTTAACCAGAGCGCCGATGACATCCACCGAGCCGAGAGCCTGCTGGAGCAGGCGCGCAAAGCCAG GAATGAGGCGTCAAATGTGAGGAACACAGCTGATATGGTGCAGGAAGCGCTAGATCAGGCGGAGAAAGCTCATAGTGCTGTCACTGAGGCCTTGAAACAGGCGTCCAGTGACATAAAGGGAACACAGGACTTGCTGGCGTCT GTGGAGTCTGAAACAGCTGATTCAGAATTCAAGCTGAGCAATGCTACCCAGAGGCTGCTGCAGCTAGAGAGAGATGTGGctctgctgagagagaaagcactcAACACCTCCACCAGTGCCGAAAAGACAGAGAAGGATGCATATAGTGTCAAAGAGACGGCAGAGCAGCTCAGCAAG GATTTGAACACGGAGCTGAAAGATAAGTACAGTAATGTGGAGGAGCTGATCACTCAGAAGGCTCAGGGAGTGGCAAATGCCAAGAAAAGAGCCGAGATGCTTCAACAGCAGGCCAAAGAGCTCCTGCTGCAAGCTACTGACAAATTACAGCTCCTCAAAG ACTTGGAAAAATCCTATGATGAAAACCAGAAGACACTAGAGGACAAGGCCAATGAGTTAGTGGACCTGGAGAAGGCTGTGAAAGAGCTGCTGCAAGAAATCAGTCAGAGAGTCACTGTATACAGCACATGTCTATTTTAA